CATATTCCGCGCCCCTTTGCGTTGAAGCACCTGATCGTCCCCGTCGGCGTCGCCGGCGGTGTCGTCACCCTTGCGGTGGCGGACCCCTTCAACGACGACGTCATCGAGGAGCTAAAGAGCGCCAAGGGGATCGACTTTCGGCGCGTCCTCTCCTCCCGCAGCGATATCCTGAAGATCCTGCGGGAGTTCTTCGGCTTCCGCGCCTCGGTTCAGGCGGCGGAGAGCGAGGCGACAACAGCCGTGGACCTCGGGAACCTGGAGCAGTTCGTCAGGCTGAAGACCGGGCACGAAATCGAGGGGAACGACCGCCACATCGTGCGCGCGGTGGACTTTCTCCTGCAGTACGCCTTCGACCAGCGCGCGAGCGACATCCACATCGAGCCGAAGCGGGACAAGAGCCTCATCAGGCTGCGGGTGGACGGCGTGCTGCATAATGTCCACGTGGTGCCAAAGCCGCTGCACCCACCGATCGTGTCGCGCATAAAGATGCTCTCGCGCATGGACCTTGCGGAGAAGAGGCGCCCCCAGGACGGGCGCATCAAGACGAGCCACAACGCCAAAGAGATCGAGCTGCGCGTCTCCACCCTCCCGGTCGCCTTCGGGGAAAAGGTGGTCATAAGAATTTTCGATCCTGACGTATTGATGCAGGAGCTCGACCAGATCGGCTTCTACCCGCGGGAGTACAAGCTGTACGACTCCTTCATCCACAGGCCGAACGGGATCATCCTCGTCACCGGACCTACCGGGAGCGGGAAGACCACCACCCTCTACTCGTCCCTGAGAACCCTCTCCTCACCGGAGGTGAATATAGTAACGGTGGAGGACCCGATCGAGATGGTCATGGAGGAGTTCAACCAGGTCGGGGTGCAAAGCGGCATAGGAGTCACCTTCGACAATGTGCTGCGCAACATCCTGCGCCAGGACCCGGATATCATCATGATCGGCGAGATCCGCGACAAGGAGACCGCGGAAAACGCGGTGCAGGCGGCGCTCACCGGGCACCTCGTCCTCTCCACGCTCCATACCAACGATGCACCCTCCTCCATAACGAGGCTTCTGGACCTCGGCATACCGGCCTTCCTGATCTCCTCCACCGTCGTGGGCATCATCGCGCAGCGCCTCCTGCGCAAGATCTGCCCCAACTGCAAGAGGGAGCGGGAGCTCTCCGCGGAGGAGGGTGAGTACCTGCAGTTGACGGGGGCGCGCGCGATCTGGTTCGGGGCAGGGTGCACCGAATGCCGCGGCACGGGGTACCGCGGGCGCACCGGGATCTTCGAGGTCCTCGATGTGAACGAAGGGGTGAAGGCGGTACTTTCGGACCGGATGGCGCTGGAGGAGCTGCAGGCGGTCGCGCGCCGCGACGGCATGATCACCCTGCGGGAGCAGGCGGTGCGCAAGATGCTGGAAGGGATCACCACCTACGAGGAAGTCGTTTCCGTCACCTAGCGCGGTGCGGCAGCGGAGATGTGACATGTAGGCCGGGATAAGCGGAGCGTTTCCGGCAATCCGTTGGAGGGCAGGCACCGCCGCCGGGAACCCCTGCGGCGTATCCCGGCCGACGACCGCACTCCCTTATTTGTTAATGTGAATTGCAGCTTTTCAAGCCCCCCTTTCTCCCCCCTCCGGCGACTCCCCGCCGCAGCGTTTTGCGAGCTGGCGGAAGTTCACCCTGTCATTACAGCCCCTTCACTCTTCCTCCCGTATGTTGAAAAGCAGCTACGGCACCACCGGTTGACATACAAAATTAAAGAACAATAATTAGATTGCAACGGTTTGTGGCTAGAACAGGCTTGAGGGGGAGACACTATGATGGGTGAACTTCTTTTCGATCCTTTCGTCTGGGGAGCGGCGGCACTCCTTTCACTGGACGGGCCGCACCCCCTGGAGACGGCAACCTTTGCAGGTGGCTGTTTCTGGTCCATGGAACCGGTCT
The DNA window shown above is from Geomonas sp. RF6 and carries:
- a CDS encoding GspE/PulE family protein, with protein sequence MTRKMMLTVKNVAQILLKRGLISEEQAQNLATAGEQQAARLAGAAQAGYARRLQHVPEKPSPAEVIASLNLEVAGSGGKLLTEDLITEAIAAAVGMEYLKINPLSLDLSVVTAHIPRPFALKHLIVPVGVAGGVVTLAVADPFNDDVIEELKSAKGIDFRRVLSSRSDILKILREFFGFRASVQAAESEATTAVDLGNLEQFVRLKTGHEIEGNDRHIVRAVDFLLQYAFDQRASDIHIEPKRDKSLIRLRVDGVLHNVHVVPKPLHPPIVSRIKMLSRMDLAEKRRPQDGRIKTSHNAKEIELRVSTLPVAFGEKVVIRIFDPDVLMQELDQIGFYPREYKLYDSFIHRPNGIILVTGPTGSGKTTTLYSSLRTLSSPEVNIVTVEDPIEMVMEEFNQVGVQSGIGVTFDNVLRNILRQDPDIIMIGEIRDKETAENAVQAALTGHLVLSTLHTNDAPSSITRLLDLGIPAFLISSTVVGIIAQRLLRKICPNCKRERELSAEEGEYLQLTGARAIWFGAGCTECRGTGYRGRTGIFEVLDVNEGVKAVLSDRMALEELQAVARRDGMITLREQAVRKMLEGITTYEEVVSVT